In bacterium, a single window of DNA contains:
- the coaE gene encoding dephospho-CoA kinase (Dephospho-CoA kinase (CoaE) performs the final step in coenzyme A biosynthesis.) yields the protein MIIGLTGRIGSGKTTIAKIFEKYGAFVIDADIVGHSVLKEKERDIIKAFGTIERPALADIVFSDKKKLKTLNKMTHPLIIKRIKEMIKSSNSSLIVVVAPFLIETKLKTIIDKTIFVMCNKEKILKRMSKSGWEAFDVLRRMENQPSDKERIQFSDIIIDNNGSISKIEARIKKLIKEELRFKLFEHTADIGIIAFGRTKEELFSNSAYGMFSILADLSNVRCCERIKISSSGNGYDEMLVNTLSELLFCFTGKGYLLKRFKTEISGNNISVSAFGEKLNKSHLLKMEIKTVTYHNLEIKKRKDGWTARIIFDV from the coding sequence ATGATTATTGGTCTCACAGGAAGGATTGGTTCTGGAAAGACAACCATTGCCAAGATTTTTGAAAAATATGGGGCTTTTGTAATTGATGCTGATATTGTTGGTCATAGCGTATTAAAAGAAAAAGAAAGAGATATAATCAAGGCATTTGGAACTATTGAGAGACCTGCTTTGGCAGATATTGTATTTTCTGACAAAAAAAAGCTAAAAACATTGAATAAAATGACCCATCCTTTAATTATAAAGAGAATAAAGGAGATGATAAAAAGCTCTAATTCTTCGCTAATTGTTGTTGTTGCCCCATTTTTGATTGAGACAAAATTAAAGACAATTATTGATAAAACAATCTTTGTAATGTGCAATAAAGAAAAAATCTTAAAAAGAATGAGTAAATCTGGGTGGGAGGCTTTTGATGTTTTAAGAAGAATGGAAAATCAGCCAAGCGATAAAGAAAGAATCCAATTTTCTGATATTATTATTGATAACAATGGCTCTATTTCAAAAATAGAGGCAAGGATAAAAAAGCTAATAAAAGAGGAATTAAGGTTTAAGCTCTTTGAGCATACAGCAGATATTGGAATAATTGCCTTTGGAAGGACAAAGGAAGAGCTATTTTCAAATTCTGCTTATGGGATGTTTTCAATATTGGCAGATTTGTCAAATGTTAGGTGTTGTGAAAGAATAAAAATCTCATCAAGTGGAAATGGGTATGATGAAATGCTTGTAAATACCCTATCTGAGCTTTTATTTTGCTTTACAGGAAAAGGCTATCTCCTTAAGAGATTCAAAACAGAGATTTCAGGAAATAATATATCTGTTTCTGCCTTTGGAGAAAAACTAAACAAAAGCCATCTATTAAAGATGGAGATAAAGACGGTTACATATCATAATCTAGAGATAAAAAAAAGGAAAGATGGCTGGACAGCCAGGATAATTTTTGATGTTTAG